From Pseudomonas sp. B21-028, one genomic window encodes:
- the folE gene encoding GTP cyclohydrolase I FolE, whose translation MTLEQNYTAILGQLGEDVSREGLLDTPKRAAKAMQYLCRGYEQTLEEVTNGALFSSDNSEMVLVKDIELYSLCEHHLLPFIGKAHVAYIPSGKVLGLSKVARIVDMYARRLQIQENLSRQIADAVQQVTGALGVAVVIEAKHMCMMMRGVEKQNSSMITSVMLGEFRENAATRSEFLSLIK comes from the coding sequence GTGACACTGGAACAGAATTACACCGCGATTCTCGGCCAACTGGGCGAGGACGTTTCCCGCGAGGGCCTGCTCGACACGCCCAAGCGCGCTGCCAAGGCCATGCAGTACCTCTGCCGTGGTTATGAACAGACCCTCGAAGAAGTCACCAACGGTGCCTTGTTCAGCTCCGACAACAGCGAAATGGTGCTGGTCAAGGACATCGAGTTGTACTCGTTGTGCGAGCATCACCTGCTGCCGTTCATCGGCAAGGCCCATGTCGCCTACATCCCGAGCGGCAAGGTGCTGGGGCTGTCGAAAGTGGCGCGGATCGTCGACATGTATGCGCGTCGCCTGCAGATCCAGGAAAACCTCAGCCGCCAGATCGCCGACGCGGTCCAGCAAGTCACCGGCGCCCTGGGCGTGGCGGTGGTGATCGAGGCCAAGCACATGTGCATGATGATGCGTGGCGTGGAAAAGCAGAACTCTTCGATGATCACCTCGGTGATGCTCGGTGAGTTCCGTGAAAACGCCGCGACCCGCAGCGAGTTCCTCAGCCTCATCAAGTAA
- a CDS encoding DUF3509 domain-containing protein, producing the protein MNMIQEKFASLFSNYEVTTQARPDGGILLTLRNSEGKQFKRSISYAQLHAGDQLSWVISAIRRDLAEQASELPQITMLQSQHRFALPTYHSA; encoded by the coding sequence ATGAATATGATTCAAGAGAAGTTCGCGTCCCTGTTTTCCAACTACGAAGTGACTACACAAGCTCGCCCGGACGGCGGCATCCTGCTGACATTGCGCAACAGCGAAGGCAAACAGTTCAAACGTTCGATTTCCTACGCCCAGTTGCACGCAGGGGACCAGTTGTCCTGGGTGATCAGTGCTATCCGTCGTGACTTGGCCGAACAGGCCAGCGAGCTGCCGCAGATCACCATGCTGCAGAGCCAGCATCGCTTCGCGCTGCCGACTTACCACAGCGCTTGA
- the aroC gene encoding chorismate synthase yields MSGNTYGKLFTVTTAGESHGPALVAIVDGCPPGLEIALEDLQRDLDRRKPGTSRHTTQRQEADEVEILSGVFEGRTTGCAIGLLIRNTDQKSKDYSAIKDLFRPAHADYTYHHKYGERDYRGGGRSSARETAMRVAAGAIAKKYLASQGIVIRGYMSQLGPIEIPFKTWDSVEQNAFFCPDPDKVPELEAYMDQLRRDQDSVGAKITVVAEGVMPGLGEPIFDRLDAELAHALMSINAVKGVEIGAGFACIAQRGTEHRDELTPQGFLSNNAGGILGGISSGQPIVAHLALKPTSSITTPGRSIDIHGNPVEVITKGRHDPCVGIRATPIAEAMMAIVLMDHLLRHRGQNADVRVGTPVLGQL; encoded by the coding sequence ATGTCCGGCAATACCTACGGCAAGCTGTTCACTGTCACCACCGCGGGCGAAAGCCATGGTCCGGCGTTGGTCGCCATTGTCGACGGCTGCCCGCCGGGCCTGGAGATTGCCCTGGAGGACCTGCAGCGTGACCTGGATCGCCGCAAGCCCGGTACCAGCCGCCACACCACCCAGCGCCAGGAAGCCGATGAAGTCGAGATCCTTTCCGGCGTGTTCGAAGGACGCACCACCGGTTGCGCCATCGGCCTGCTGATCCGCAACACCGACCAGAAGTCCAAGGACTACTCGGCCATCAAGGATCTGTTCCGTCCGGCCCACGCCGACTACACCTACCACCACAAATACGGTGAGCGCGACTACCGTGGCGGCGGTCGCAGTTCGGCCCGGGAAACCGCGATGCGCGTGGCGGCCGGGGCGATCGCGAAGAAATACCTGGCCAGCCAGGGCATCGTGATTCGTGGCTACATGAGCCAGTTGGGCCCTATCGAAATCCCATTCAAGACCTGGGATTCGGTGGAGCAGAACGCCTTTTTCTGCCCTGACCCGGACAAAGTGCCAGAGCTTGAGGCCTACATGGACCAGTTACGCCGGGACCAGGATTCGGTCGGCGCGAAGATCACCGTGGTGGCCGAAGGGGTGATGCCCGGCCTTGGCGAGCCGATCTTCGACCGCCTCGACGCCGAACTGGCCCATGCGCTGATGAGCATCAACGCGGTGAAAGGCGTGGAGATCGGTGCCGGTTTCGCCTGCATCGCCCAGCGGGGCACCGAGCACCGCGACGAACTGACTCCGCAGGGCTTCCTCAGCAACAACGCCGGCGGCATTCTCGGCGGCATTTCCTCGGGCCAGCCGATCGTGGCGCATCTGGCATTGAAGCCGACGTCCAGCATCACCACGCCAGGCCGCTCCATCGACATCCACGGCAATCCGGTGGAAGTGATCACCAAGGGCCGTCACGATCCGTGCGTCGGCATCCGTGCCACGCCGATCGCCGAGGCGATGATGGCGATCGTGTTGATGGATCACCTGTTGCGTCATCGCGGCCAAAACGCCGATGTCCGGGTCGGCACCCCGGTGCTGGGTCAGCTTTGA
- a CDS encoding long-chain-acyl-CoA synthetase, whose translation MSRTPNDAITWGMMLRKLPSLLRVVPRIIKGRKLANVRDPAQPCGLGWSFEQATQRNPQGPALLCGDISLSYAQVNEQANRIAHYWLAQGIGKGDCIAIFIENRPHLLITLLAAAKVGAVSAMINTSQTGDALVHSLALVAPVAVVVGDERVPAFEEVRGRTALSSARIWWLADEHSAAVPCGFVDLLGNSDNYPSGNPASSRQVFFDDPCFYLYTSGTTGLPKAVVFRHGRWMRTAAHSGLIALDMQSDDVLYCPLPLYHATGLCVCWGAAICGASAFAIRRTFSAGRFWSDVRRYRATTLGYAGELCRYLIDQPASGEDRRHEVKKMIGNGLRPGAWAAFKARFGVEHICELYAASDGNIGFTNALNFDHTVGFSLTGWALVRYDQSSGMPLRNLQGRLQKVPKGQPGLLLARIDDKAPLDGCTDPAQTEATLYRDAFTPGDRYFNTGDLLRDLGFGHGQFVDRLGDTFHWKGESVSAMQVENVLLQHPQVAEAVVYGVEVNGIDGRAGMAAIIPAESLAILDFSELLQFLQARLPASAVPLFLRIKVKMDITGTFKYHKARLRREAFDPCVMGDEPIYAWLPGIGTYVRVDHPLATQIQGGQFCY comes from the coding sequence ATGAGTCGTACACCCAACGACGCCATTACCTGGGGCATGATGCTGCGCAAGCTGCCTTCCCTCCTCAGAGTCGTTCCCCGGATCATCAAGGGCCGCAAGCTCGCCAATGTCCGGGACCCGGCCCAACCCTGCGGCCTGGGCTGGAGTTTCGAGCAGGCCACGCAACGCAATCCCCAGGGCCCGGCGTTGCTGTGTGGCGACATTTCATTGAGTTATGCACAGGTCAACGAGCAGGCCAATCGCATCGCCCACTACTGGTTGGCGCAGGGCATCGGCAAGGGCGATTGCATCGCGATTTTTATCGAAAACCGTCCACACCTGTTGATAACACTGCTGGCGGCGGCGAAGGTTGGGGCGGTCAGCGCCATGATCAACACCTCGCAAACGGGCGATGCGCTGGTCCATAGCCTGGCGCTGGTTGCGCCGGTCGCCGTGGTGGTAGGGGATGAGCGGGTGCCGGCTTTCGAGGAGGTGCGCGGTCGGACCGCTTTGTCGAGCGCACGCATCTGGTGGCTGGCGGACGAGCACAGCGCCGCTGTTCCTTGCGGCTTTGTCGACCTGCTGGGCAACAGCGACAACTACCCCAGTGGCAACCCGGCCAGCAGCCGCCAGGTATTTTTCGACGACCCGTGTTTTTATCTCTACACCTCGGGCACCACCGGCCTGCCCAAGGCCGTGGTGTTCCGCCATGGGCGCTGGATGCGCACGGCCGCTCATTCTGGCCTGATTGCATTGGACATGCAGTCCGACGATGTTCTCTATTGCCCCTTGCCCCTGTATCACGCCACGGGATTGTGCGTGTGTTGGGGAGCGGCGATCTGTGGTGCGTCGGCTTTTGCGATCCGGCGCACCTTCAGCGCCGGCCGGTTCTGGAGCGATGTACGCCGTTATCGGGCGACCACGCTGGGTTACGCAGGGGAATTGTGCCGCTACCTGATCGATCAGCCGGCCAGCGGCGAAGACCGGCGCCATGAAGTAAAGAAGATGATCGGCAATGGCCTGCGACCGGGCGCCTGGGCTGCGTTCAAGGCCCGCTTCGGCGTCGAGCACATCTGTGAGCTGTACGCGGCCAGCGACGGCAATATCGGCTTCACCAACGCATTGAATTTCGATCATACCGTCGGGTTTTCCCTGACGGGCTGGGCGCTGGTGCGGTACGACCAGAGCAGCGGGATGCCGTTGCGCAATCTGCAAGGGCGGCTGCAGAAGGTGCCGAAGGGCCAGCCTGGCCTGTTGTTGGCGCGGATCGATGACAAGGCGCCCCTGGATGGCTGCACCGACCCGGCCCAGACCGAAGCAACCCTCTACCGGGACGCCTTCACCCCGGGCGACCGTTACTTCAACACCGGCGATCTGCTACGTGACCTTGGTTTTGGCCATGGGCAGTTCGTCGATCGTCTCGGCGACACCTTCCACTGGAAAGGCGAAAGCGTATCCGCCATGCAGGTTGAGAATGTCTTGCTGCAGCACCCGCAAGTGGCCGAGGCGGTGGTCTATGGGGTGGAGGTCAATGGCATCGACGGGCGCGCCGGCATGGCGGCCATCATCCCGGCCGAATCGCTGGCAATCCTGGATTTCAGCGAGCTGTTGCAGTTCCTGCAAGCCAGGCTGCCGGCCAGTGCGGTGCCGCTGTTCCTGCGCATCAAGGTAAAGATGGACATCACCGGCACCTTCAAATACCACAAGGCCCGGCTCAGGCGCGAAGCCTTCGACCCCTGCGTCATGGGCGATGAGCCGATCTACGCCTGGCTTCCCGGCATCGGGACCTATGTGCGCGTCGACCACCCATTGGCGACGCAGATCCAGGGTGGGCAGTTCTGCTATTGA
- a CDS encoding alpha/beta hydrolase, whose translation MMLNLRVLSLTLFIGLFSSLAQATVLLRPISLDTGHGELFGSLLLPKSDTPVPVVLIISGSGPTDRDGNNPEGGRNDSLKRLAWVLAKHNIASVRYDKRGVAASLAATPDERDLSVEAYVADAVAWSHKLAADPRLGPLILLGHSEGALIASLAAPQANAAAVISVAGSARPIDQVLRQQLGSRLPPPLMLRSNELLDSLKAGRVDANVPAQLQFIFRPSVQPYLISLFRQDPARAFAALKVPALIIQGSHDIQVSVDDARQLKAAKPDAELALIEGMNHVMRIVPNDEKQQLASYKNPDLPLAAALGTHILAFIDSIAAR comes from the coding sequence ATGATGCTAAACCTGCGTGTCCTGAGCCTTACCCTGTTCATCGGTCTGTTTTCCAGCCTGGCCCAGGCGACGGTCCTGTTAAGACCGATCAGCCTCGACACCGGCCACGGGGAGCTCTTCGGTTCATTGTTGCTGCCCAAATCCGACACGCCAGTGCCGGTTGTCCTGATCATTTCCGGGTCCGGTCCCACGGATCGCGACGGCAACAACCCCGAGGGCGGGCGCAACGACAGTCTCAAGCGCCTGGCCTGGGTCCTGGCCAAACACAACATTGCCAGCGTGCGCTATGACAAGCGCGGCGTGGCCGCCAGCCTGGCCGCGACACCGGACGAGCGCGACTTGAGCGTCGAAGCCTATGTGGCCGACGCCGTGGCCTGGAGCCACAAACTGGCCGCGGACCCACGGCTGGGCCCATTGATCCTGCTGGGCCACAGCGAAGGCGCATTGATCGCCAGCCTCGCCGCCCCCCAGGCCAATGCGGCAGCGGTCATCTCGGTGGCCGGCAGCGCCCGCCCGATCGACCAGGTGCTGCGCCAGCAACTGGGCAGCCGCCTGCCACCGCCACTGATGTTGCGTAGCAATGAACTGCTGGACAGCCTCAAGGCCGGTCGCGTCGACGCGAACGTACCGGCGCAACTGCAGTTCATTTTCCGCCCCAGCGTGCAGCCGTACCTGATCTCACTGTTCCGCCAGGATCCGGCCCGGGCGTTCGCGGCGCTGAAGGTGCCGGCCTTGATCATCCAGGGCAGCCATGACATCCAGGTCAGCGTCGATGATGCCCGGCAATTGAAGGCGGCCAAACCCGACGCCGAGCTGGCGCTGATCGAGGGCATGAACCACGTGATGCGTATCGTGCCCAACGACGAGAAACAGCAACTGGCGTCTTACAAGAACCCCGACCTGCCCCTGGCGGCGGCGCTCGGCACGCATATCCTGGCCTTTATTGACTCGATAGCCGCCCGTTAA
- a CDS encoding cysteine hydrolase family protein has protein sequence MSVPKTMFQLSGRGYAAANLSQATLIIIDAQKEYLAGPLALSGMDAAVANIRQLLGAARAAGRPIVHVRHLGTHGGLFDPQGERGEFIPGLEPQGDETIIGKLLPSAFHGTELKKRLEEFGPLDLIVCGFMSHSSVSTTVRAAKNLGFRCTLVEDACTTRDLPHKGGVLSAEHVHQTEMAIMADNFATLALTHDLI, from the coding sequence ATGTCCGTTCCAAAAACGATGTTTCAACTCAGCGGCCGTGGTTATGCGGCGGCCAACCTGAGTCAAGCGACCCTGATCATCATCGATGCCCAGAAAGAATACCTCGCCGGCCCTCTGGCCCTGAGCGGCATGGATGCAGCGGTTGCGAACATCAGGCAATTGCTCGGCGCGGCCCGTGCCGCCGGCCGACCAATCGTCCACGTGCGTCACCTGGGCACCCATGGCGGGCTGTTCGACCCACAGGGCGAACGCGGGGAATTCATTCCAGGCCTCGAACCCCAGGGTGACGAAACCATCATCGGCAAGCTGCTGCCCAGCGCCTTCCATGGCACCGAACTGAAAAAGCGCCTGGAAGAATTTGGCCCCCTGGACCTGATTGTCTGCGGTTTCATGAGCCATTCCAGTGTCAGCACCACCGTGCGCGCCGCCAAGAACCTGGGTTTTCGCTGCACCCTGGTGGAAGACGCCTGCACCACCCGCGACCTGCCGCACAAGGGCGGCGTCCTGAGCGCCGAACACGTGCACCAGACCGAAATGGCGATCATGGCGGACAACTTCGCCACCTTGGCCCTGACCCACGACTTGATCTGA
- a CDS encoding Smr/MutS family protein, which translates to MQDDDFSLFKSAIQGVKPIKHDRADTGKPKADRAQIAKLRQAATVRTDATTVDGLSDQFVIDVGPEDELMWARDGVQESQMRKLKVGQIPFEGSLDLHGMSVEKARETLWAFLAEATKFEIRCVRVTHGKAVRLDGKRPMIKSHVNTWLRQHPQVLGFTSCQAKHGGAGAVYVMLKRTMMEGRDE; encoded by the coding sequence ATGCAAGACGACGATTTTTCCCTGTTCAAAAGTGCGATCCAGGGCGTTAAACCGATCAAACACGATCGCGCCGACACCGGTAAACCCAAAGCCGACCGCGCACAGATCGCCAAGCTGCGCCAAGCCGCTACCGTGCGCACCGATGCCACGACCGTGGACGGATTGTCCGATCAGTTCGTGATCGACGTAGGTCCCGAAGACGAGTTGATGTGGGCCCGCGACGGCGTCCAGGAAAGCCAGATGCGCAAGCTGAAGGTCGGCCAGATCCCCTTCGAAGGCAGCCTCGACCTGCACGGCATGAGCGTCGAAAAAGCCAGGGAGACCCTCTGGGCCTTTCTCGCCGAAGCCACGAAGTTCGAAATCCGCTGCGTGCGCGTCACCCACGGCAAAGCCGTGCGGCTGGACGGCAAGCGGCCGATGATCAAAAGCCACGTCAACACCTGGCTGCGCCAGCACCCACAAGTGCTGGGCTTCACCTCCTGCCAGGCGAAACACGGTGGTGCCGGAGCGGTGTACGTGATGCTCAAGCGCACCATGATGGAAGGCCGCGACGAATAG
- the prmB gene encoding 50S ribosomal protein L3 N(5)-glutamine methyltransferase, whose amino-acid sequence MITSRLRTLRDHIRWAVSRFHGEDLFFGHGTDNAWDEARQLVLGALHLPWEIADSYLDCSLEDDELVHVQRLLQRRIAERIPAAYLLGEAWFCGMSFIVDERVLIPRSPIGELIEKRFEPWLAQAPARILDLCTGSGCIGIACAYEFPEAEVVLADLSFDALEVANQNIERHGVDERVFTVQGDGFDGLPGQRFDLIVSNPPYVDAEDFADMPQEYQHEPELGLACGDDGLNLVRRMLAEAADHLTEKGLLIVEVGNSQVHVEALYPEVDFTWLDFERGGHGVFMLSAEQCRQHQGLFASRV is encoded by the coding sequence GTGATCACTTCCCGTCTTCGTACCCTGCGCGACCATATCCGTTGGGCCGTCAGCCGTTTCCATGGGGAGGATCTGTTTTTCGGCCATGGCACCGACAATGCGTGGGATGAAGCCCGCCAACTGGTGTTGGGCGCGCTGCACCTGCCGTGGGAAATTGCCGACAGCTACCTGGATTGCAGCCTGGAAGACGACGAGTTGGTCCATGTGCAGCGCCTGCTGCAGCGACGTATCGCGGAGCGGATCCCGGCGGCGTATCTGTTGGGCGAGGCCTGGTTCTGCGGGATGTCATTCATTGTTGATGAGCGCGTGCTCATTCCGCGCTCGCCCATCGGTGAGCTGATCGAAAAACGTTTCGAACCCTGGTTGGCCCAGGCACCTGCGCGGATCCTCGACCTGTGCACCGGTTCCGGCTGCATCGGCATCGCTTGTGCCTATGAGTTTCCGGAGGCCGAAGTGGTGCTGGCCGACCTGTCGTTCGACGCGCTGGAAGTGGCCAACCAGAACATCGAGCGCCATGGCGTTGATGAGCGGGTATTCACTGTCCAGGGCGATGGCTTCGACGGTCTGCCGGGGCAGCGTTTCGACCTGATCGTGTCGAACCCGCCCTACGTCGATGCGGAAGATTTCGCCGACATGCCCCAGGAATACCAGCATGAACCGGAGTTGGGCCTGGCCTGTGGCGATGACGGCTTGAACCTGGTTCGCCGGATGCTGGCCGAGGCGGCCGATCATCTGACCGAGAAGGGCCTGCTGATTGTCGAGGTGGGCAACAGCCAGGTGCATGTCGAGGCGTTGTACCCCGAAGTCGATTTCACCTGGCTGGATTTCGAACGCGGCGGGCATGGCGTGTTCATGCTCAGCGCCGAGCAGTGCCGCCAGCATCAGGGGCTGTTCGCTTCGCGGGTTTAA
- a CDS encoding acireductone dioxygenase has protein sequence MSSLSVYHVSSPDIPNKVLTHFEDIAATLAEQGVRFDRWEAATKIQPGATQDEVITAYRSQIDQLMTERGYITVDVISLNSDHPQKAELRAKFLDEHRHGEDEVRFFVAGRGLFTLHIDDYVYAVLCEKNDLISVPAGTPHWFDMGEHPHFVAIRLFNNPEGWVAKFTGDDIASRFPRLED, from the coding sequence ATGAGCAGCCTGTCCGTTTACCACGTCTCGAGTCCCGACATCCCGAACAAGGTGCTGACCCACTTCGAAGACATCGCCGCGACCCTGGCCGAGCAAGGGGTTCGCTTCGACCGTTGGGAGGCCGCGACGAAAATCCAGCCTGGCGCGACCCAGGACGAAGTCATTACCGCCTACCGCAGCCAGATCGATCAATTGATGACTGAGCGCGGCTACATCACGGTCGATGTCATCAGCCTCAACAGCGATCATCCGCAAAAAGCCGAACTGCGCGCCAAGTTCCTCGATGAGCATCGCCACGGCGAGGACGAAGTGCGCTTTTTCGTCGCCGGACGTGGCCTGTTTACCCTGCACATCGATGACTACGTCTACGCCGTGTTGTGCGAAAAGAACGACCTGATCTCCGTACCGGCCGGCACACCGCACTGGTTCGACATGGGCGAGCACCCGCACTTCGTTGCCATTCGCCTGTTCAACAATCCGGAAGGCTGGGTCGCCAAGTTCACCGGCGACGACATCGCCAGCCGTTTCCCACGCCTGGAGGACTGA
- a CDS encoding ankyrin repeat domain-containing protein, which produces MSDTSRQMTPEEAAEFAEQVFNVARQGDAAMMAALLSKGLPPNLRNHKGDTLLMLAAYHGHVETVKVLLEHKADPEIRNDNGQSPIAGAAFKGDLAVVSTLVDGGAQVEGASFDGRTALMMAAMFNRVAIVDYLIGKGADPKAKDANGVSALDAARTMGAVDTTAQLEKLLG; this is translated from the coding sequence ATGTCCGATACAAGCCGCCAGATGACCCCGGAAGAGGCTGCGGAATTTGCCGAACAGGTGTTCAACGTGGCGCGCCAGGGCGACGCCGCGATGATGGCGGCCTTGCTGAGCAAAGGCTTGCCGCCCAACCTGCGTAACCACAAGGGTGACACCTTATTGATGCTGGCCGCTTATCACGGACACGTGGAGACGGTGAAGGTACTGCTGGAACACAAGGCCGATCCGGAAATCCGCAACGACAACGGCCAGAGCCCGATTGCCGGCGCGGCGTTCAAGGGCGACCTGGCGGTGGTCTCGACGTTGGTGGACGGGGGCGCACAGGTGGAAGGCGCGTCCTTCGATGGCCGCACGGCGCTGATGATGGCGGCGATGTTCAACCGGGTGGCAATCGTCGACTACCTGATCGGCAAAGGCGCGGACCCGAAGGCCAAGGACGCCAACGGCGTCTCGGCTCTGGATGCGGCCCGGACCATGGGCGCGGTGGATACCACGGCGCAGTTGGAGAAGTTGTTGGGTTGA
- a CDS encoding methylthioribulose 1-phosphate dehydratase → MSLTREQLARDIIDAGRFLYGRGWSPATSSNYSTRLAPDQALLTVSGKHKGQLGVDDVLATDLDGNSLEPGKKPSAETLLHTQLYRWHPEIGAVLHTHSVNATVLSRLTAEAFIDFEDYELQKAFSGVSTHESRVRVPIFDNDQDIARLAAKVQPWLDEHPECVGYLIRGHGLYTWGPCMNDALRQIEAFEFLFECELKTRALLNR, encoded by the coding sequence ATGAGCCTTACCCGTGAACAGCTTGCCCGGGACATCATCGATGCCGGGCGTTTCCTGTATGGCCGCGGTTGGTCCCCGGCCACCAGCAGCAATTATTCCACCCGTCTTGCGCCTGACCAGGCCTTGCTCACCGTGTCCGGCAAGCACAAGGGACAACTGGGCGTTGACGATGTGCTGGCCACTGACCTGGATGGCAACAGCCTGGAGCCGGGCAAGAAACCCTCCGCCGAAACCCTGTTGCACACCCAGCTTTACCGCTGGCACCCGGAGATCGGCGCGGTGCTGCATACCCATTCGGTGAATGCCACGGTGCTGTCGCGCCTGACGGCTGAAGCGTTCATCGATTTCGAAGACTATGAACTGCAAAAAGCCTTCAGCGGTGTGTCGACCCACGAGTCCCGGGTGCGCGTGCCGATTTTCGACAACGACCAGGACATCGCCCGCCTGGCAGCCAAGGTACAGCCGTGGCTCGATGAACATCCCGAGTGCGTGGGCTACCTGATCCGTGGTCACGGCCTGTACACCTGGGGCCCGTGCATGAATGATGCGTTGCGCCAGATCGAGGCGTTCGAGTTCCTGTTCGAGTGCGAGCTGAAGACCCGCGCACTCCTGAACCGTTAA
- a CDS encoding MFS transporter: MAALPYWRLSSFYLFYFALLGSTAPFLALYFDHLGFNAARIGELVAIPMLMRCVAPNIWGWLGDYTGQRLAIVRFGAVCTLLTFSLIFIDKSYAWLAMVMALHAFFWHAVLPQFEVITLAHLSGQASRYSQIRLWGSIGFIIAVIVLGRLFEWLSLDIYPLALVLIMGGIVLASFWVPNAQPVQGPRVAGDGFLRQLRNPGVLAFYACVGLMQMSHGPYYTFLTLHLERLGYSRGVIGVLWAVGVVAEVLVFLVMSRILARFSVRRVLLASFLLAALRWLLLGSLAEFLWVLLFAQVLHAATFGSFHAAAIHFVQRSFGSRQQGQGQALYAALAGTGGALGALYSGYSWNALGATWTFSIASVAAFAAAVIIATRMQEDRP, from the coding sequence ATGGCGGCACTGCCGTACTGGCGGCTTTCCAGCTTCTATCTGTTCTATTTCGCCCTGCTCGGTTCGACGGCGCCGTTCCTGGCGCTGTATTTCGATCACCTGGGATTCAACGCCGCACGCATCGGCGAGCTGGTGGCGATTCCCATGCTGATGCGTTGCGTGGCGCCGAACATCTGGGGCTGGCTGGGGGACTACACCGGCCAGCGCCTGGCAATCGTGCGGTTCGGCGCGGTCTGTACGTTACTGACCTTTTCCCTGATCTTCATCGACAAGAGCTACGCCTGGCTGGCGATGGTCATGGCCTTGCACGCGTTCTTCTGGCACGCGGTGCTGCCGCAGTTCGAAGTCATCACCCTGGCTCACCTGAGCGGGCAGGCCTCGCGCTACAGCCAGATCCGCCTGTGGGGCTCCATCGGTTTCATCATCGCCGTGATCGTGCTGGGCCGGTTGTTCGAATGGCTGAGCCTGGACATCTACCCGCTGGCGCTGGTGCTGATCATGGGCGGCATCGTGCTCGCCAGCTTCTGGGTGCCCAATGCCCAGCCGGTGCAGGGGCCACGGGTGGCGGGCGACGGCTTCCTGCGCCAGTTGCGCAACCCCGGTGTGCTGGCCTTCTACGCGTGCGTCGGCCTGATGCAGATGAGCCATGGGCCGTATTACACCTTTCTGACGCTGCACCTTGAGCGGCTGGGTTACAGCCGTGGGGTGATCGGCGTGCTCTGGGCCGTGGGCGTGGTGGCTGAGGTGCTGGTGTTCCTGGTGATGAGCCGGATCCTGGCGCGGTTTTCCGTGCGGCGGGTGCTGCTGGCGAGTTTCCTGCTGGCCGCATTGCGCTGGCTGCTGCTGGGCTCATTGGCCGAATTTCTCTGGGTGCTGTTGTTTGCCCAGGTGCTGCATGCGGCGACCTTCGGCAGCTTTCACGCCGCTGCCATCCATTTCGTGCAACGTAGCTTCGGCTCCCGCCAGCAAGGCCAGGGCCAGGCGCTGTATGCCGCGCTGGCCGGCACGGGCGGGGCATTGGGCGCGTTGTACTCCGGCTACAGCTGGAACGCCTTGGGCGCCACCTGGACTTTCAGCATCGCCAGCGTCGCAGCCTTCGCTGCAGCCGTTATCATTGCCACACGTATGCAAGAGGACAGGCCATGA
- the mtnC gene encoding acireductone synthase, protein MSIKAILTDIEGTTSAVSFVFDVLFPYAAKHLPAFVRQHADRDDVAEQLAAVRQDSGEPDADVERVVAILLGWIAEDRKATPLKALQGMVWEQGYQAGQLKGHVYPDAVEALKRWHQAGYGLHVYSSGSIQAQKLIFGCSEAGDLSSLFSGYFDTTSGPKREVQSYQRISQAIGIAPDEILFLSDIVQELDAARGAGMATCGLAREGGTLEGHVTVKSFADINPEGF, encoded by the coding sequence GTGTCGATCAAAGCCATCCTCACCGACATCGAAGGCACCACCAGCGCGGTGAGTTTCGTCTTCGACGTGCTCTTTCCCTACGCGGCGAAGCATTTACCGGCGTTTGTCCGTCAGCACGCCGACCGCGACGACGTGGCCGAGCAACTGGCGGCGGTGCGCCAGGACAGTGGCGAGCCGGACGCTGACGTCGAGCGGGTCGTCGCGATTCTGCTGGGCTGGATTGCCGAGGACCGCAAGGCCACGCCACTCAAGGCGTTGCAGGGCATGGTCTGGGAGCAGGGGTATCAGGCCGGGCAATTGAAAGGGCACGTGTACCCGGATGCGGTCGAGGCCCTCAAGCGTTGGCATCAGGCCGGCTACGGGCTCCATGTGTATTCATCGGGATCGATCCAGGCACAGAAGCTGATCTTCGGCTGCTCAGAGGCCGGCGACCTGTCATCGTTGTTCAGCGGTTACTTCGACACCACCTCAGGGCCCAAGCGCGAGGTGCAGTCCTATCAGCGGATCAGCCAGGCCATAGGCATTGCGCCGGATGAGATCCTGTTCCTGTCGGACATCGTCCAGGAACTGGATGCGGCCCGGGGGGCTGGCATGGCGACGTGTGGATTGGCTCGGGAGGGGGGGACGCTGGAAGGGCACGTCACGGTGAAGAGTTTCGCCGACATAAATCCCGAGGGTTTCTGA